Proteins found in one Agaribacterium sp. ZY112 genomic segment:
- a CDS encoding NifB/NifX family molybdenum-iron cluster-binding protein: protein MARLKRKFTVLAPDKGEVELCVAFASDDGLCVNQHFGSATGFVLYNLNKKHCWIKEAAQFSRLDECSVDGKLQAKLDLVSNCSLVFCRACGAAAMEKLEQQAVTVVKVKEATNIKHLLAVLKKELNSGSSGWLGLNEARSY from the coding sequence ATGGCCAGGCTTAAACGAAAATTTACTGTATTGGCCCCTGATAAGGGCGAAGTCGAGTTGTGTGTGGCGTTTGCGAGTGATGATGGTCTTTGCGTTAATCAGCACTTTGGCTCGGCTACAGGTTTTGTGCTTTACAACTTAAATAAAAAGCACTGCTGGATAAAAGAGGCTGCTCAGTTCTCTCGTTTGGATGAGTGCAGTGTAGATGGGAAATTACAAGCTAAGTTAGATCTGGTTAGTAACTGCTCTTTAGTGTTTTGTCGAGCCTGTGGCGCTGCGGCGATGGAAAAGCTTGAGCAGCAAGCGGTGACCGTGGTCAAGGTGAAAGAAGCAACCAATATTAAACACTTATTAGCGGTACTTAAAAAGGAATTAAACAGTGGTAGTAGTGGTTGGCTTGGGTTGAATGAGGCAAGGTCTTACTAA
- a CDS encoding NifX-associated nitrogen fixation protein, with amino-acid sequence MQEQEAASLEFQKYLLVQLRALGGFRVRDNWSDKQVLNMLILSKEERKALGVVADPDEACLNRLKAYYNAVAQCLEKELGLFATPLLHISSEGFGKALVTVGRLVVINKTLRDVHRFSFRTEAQLLTQSNSLINEALTVARSFPDAARV; translated from the coding sequence ATGCAAGAGCAGGAAGCTGCTAGCCTAGAATTCCAAAAGTATTTGTTAGTGCAATTACGTGCGCTGGGTGGCTTTAGGGTTCGAGATAACTGGAGTGATAAGCAGGTGCTTAATATGCTGATACTCAGTAAAGAAGAGCGCAAGGCTTTAGGGGTGGTGGCTGACCCAGATGAAGCCTGCCTTAATCGCCTTAAAGCCTATTACAACGCAGTAGCCCAGTGTTTGGAAAAAGAATTAGGTTTATTTGCGACACCTCTTTTGCACATCAGCAGTGAAGGTTTTGGCAAGGCCTTAGTGACAGTAGGTCGCCTAGTTGTGATTAATAAAACATTACGTGATGTACACCGTTTTTCGTTTCGAACTGAGGCGCAGTTGTTAACACAGAGTAATAGCTTGATTAACGAAGCACTTACCGTAGCACGCAGCTTTCCCGATGCAGCGCGTGTATAA
- the fdxB gene encoding ferredoxin III, nif-specific — protein MAFVVSKTRGGTEWTPEFIEKIDAMTCIGCGRCYKVCPRDVFTLVDRSSVLEDSFDDDEDDDYDDDDEMMVMAVKDKLDCIGCKSCARVCPKNCQTHAPVAA, from the coding sequence ATGGCTTTTGTTGTTTCTAAGACGCGGGGGGGCACAGAGTGGACCCCAGAATTTATTGAAAAAATTGATGCTATGACCTGCATTGGTTGTGGTCGCTGTTACAAAGTGTGCCCGAGAGATGTGTTTACCTTGGTCGACAGGTCTTCAGTATTGGAGGACAGCTTTGACGATGATGAAGACGACGATTACGATGATGATGACGAGATGATGGTGATGGCCGTAAAAGACAAGCTCGATTGTATCGGTTGCAAGTCTTGTGCGCGTGTTTGCCCTAAAAATTGCCAGACTCATGCACCAGTTGCCGCGTAA
- a CDS encoding HesB/IscA family protein — MISLTTRAVSAIEEFISRSKNDVFGLRVKVEGLACTGLKYSLSLASHADSGDKLYSCDGLTLLVDQDSESMLKDTVMDFVDDEQGKGFKFDNPKATSNCSCSGSC; from the coding sequence ATGATTTCCTTAACAACTAGGGCTGTTAGTGCAATAGAAGAATTTATCAGCCGATCTAAAAACGATGTATTTGGCTTAAGGGTGAAAGTCGAAGGCTTAGCTTGTACGGGCTTAAAATATTCCCTTTCTCTTGCATCTCACGCTGATAGTGGAGACAAATTGTATTCCTGTGATGGTTTAACTCTGCTTGTTGATCAAGATAGTGAAAGCATGCTCAAAGATACAGTGATGGATTTTGTCGATGATGAGCAAGGTAAAGGGTTTAAGTTCGATAACCCCAAGGCAACATCAAACTGTTCTTGTAGTGGTTCTTGTTAA
- the nifU gene encoding Fe-S cluster assembly protein NifU encodes MWEYSEKVKQHFFDPKNAGAVVDANAVGDVGSLSCGDALRLTLKVNPESERIDEAGFQTFGCGSAIASSSALTELIKGLTLDEALKIDNQDIADFLDGLPPEKMHCSVMGQEALEAAVANYRGEEIVDDHEEGALICKCFAVDDIKVRETVRKHQLSSVEDVTNYTKAGGACSSCHEAIEHILEEELSALGQAFKPAPIAKRKAAANVVQIQDMQVETGESYAPKKKAKLSNLQRMKLVEKTLEGIRPTLQRDHGDVELIEIDGKHINVSLKGACTSCQLADDTLSGLQKALIDALGELVELHVLSEKQQHNLGGL; translated from the coding sequence ATGTGGGAATATTCAGAAAAAGTTAAGCAACATTTCTTTGATCCAAAAAACGCCGGAGCCGTCGTTGATGCGAATGCAGTCGGAGATGTGGGTTCGTTAAGTTGTGGTGATGCTTTACGACTTACCTTAAAGGTGAACCCTGAAAGTGAGCGTATCGACGAGGCGGGTTTTCAAACCTTTGGCTGTGGTTCTGCCATTGCGTCTTCATCGGCACTCACTGAACTGATTAAAGGCTTAACCCTTGATGAAGCATTAAAGATAGATAATCAAGATATTGCTGATTTTCTTGATGGCTTACCGCCTGAAAAAATGCACTGTTCAGTGATGGGCCAAGAAGCTTTAGAGGCGGCAGTAGCTAATTATCGCGGTGAAGAAATTGTCGATGATCACGAAGAGGGGGCTTTAATTTGTAAGTGTTTTGCTGTAGACGACATCAAGGTAAGAGAAACAGTTAGAAAACATCAATTGAGTTCGGTTGAAGACGTAACTAATTATACCAAGGCAGGTGGAGCGTGTTCGTCTTGCCATGAGGCGATAGAGCATATCCTTGAAGAAGAGTTAAGTGCGCTTGGTCAGGCTTTTAAACCTGCTCCTATAGCTAAACGAAAAGCTGCAGCGAATGTTGTACAGATTCAAGATATGCAGGTAGAAACTGGTGAAAGTTATGCACCTAAAAAAAAGGCCAAACTAAGTAATCTGCAGCGAATGAAACTAGTAGAAAAAACCTTGGAAGGCATAAGGCCAACTTTGCAACGTGACCACGGTGATGTCGAATTAATAGAGATTGATGGTAAGCATATCAATGTCAGTTTAAAAGGTGCGTGTACATCTTGTCAGTTGGCTGATGACACTTTATCGGGCCTACAAAAAGCGCTGATAGACGCACTTGGAGAATTAGTCGAGCTACATGTACTCAGCGAAAAGCAGCAACATAACTTAGGTGGGCTTTGA
- the nifS gene encoding cysteine desulfurase NifS, which yields MNDIYMDNNATTMVAPEVLECMLPFFCEQYGNASSMHSFGNKVGMALREARQQLQTLLGAEHDSEVIFTSCGTESDSTAILSALRAQPDRKEIITTEVEHPAILNLCNNLELQGYTVHYLKVDKQGCLDLKAYKSLLSERVALVSVMWANNETGNVYPVETMAAMAEAANVMFHTDAVQAAGKLPINLANSSIHMLSLSGHKLHAPKGIGVLYLKRGTRFRPLLRGGHQERGRRAGTENTASIVALGKAAELALAHMAYENSVVSKLRDKLEQGILQAVPNCFVTGNTLKRLPNTTSIAFEFIEGEALLLLLNKQGIAASSGSACTSGSLEPSHVMKAMGIPLTAAHGTLRFSLSRYNTEEEVDRVIAAVPGIVQRLRSLSPYWSEGVQSGDAEFAPIYA from the coding sequence ATGAACGATATTTATATGGATAACAACGCTACCACCATGGTTGCCCCTGAAGTACTTGAGTGCATGTTGCCTTTTTTTTGTGAACAATATGGTAATGCCTCATCCATGCATAGCTTTGGCAATAAAGTGGGCATGGCTTTACGTGAAGCTCGCCAGCAACTACAAACCTTATTGGGGGCTGAACACGACTCTGAAGTGATTTTTACCTCGTGTGGAACTGAATCTGATAGCACAGCGATACTCTCTGCTTTACGAGCTCAGCCTGACCGCAAAGAAATTATTACCACTGAAGTAGAGCATCCCGCGATTCTGAATTTGTGTAATAACCTCGAGTTGCAAGGTTATACCGTGCACTACTTAAAAGTAGATAAGCAAGGTTGCCTCGACCTTAAAGCTTATAAATCTTTATTGTCTGAGCGTGTCGCGCTGGTATCTGTTATGTGGGCGAATAACGAAACCGGTAATGTTTATCCTGTTGAAACGATGGCGGCGATGGCTGAAGCCGCTAACGTTATGTTTCACACTGATGCTGTACAGGCCGCAGGTAAACTACCTATTAACTTGGCTAACTCTTCTATTCATATGCTTTCTTTATCGGGGCATAAATTACATGCGCCTAAAGGCATTGGTGTTTTGTATTTAAAACGCGGTACTCGCTTTAGGCCTTTATTACGCGGTGGGCATCAAGAGCGAGGGCGTCGTGCCGGCACTGAAAATACAGCGAGCATTGTGGCTCTAGGCAAGGCTGCTGAGTTGGCTCTAGCGCATATGGCTTATGAGAATTCAGTGGTCAGTAAACTGCGAGATAAATTGGAGCAAGGTATTCTTCAGGCAGTACCTAATTGCTTTGTTACAGGTAATACTCTTAAGCGTTTGCCTAATACCACCAGTATCGCTTTTGAATTTATCGAAGGTGAGGCGCTGTTATTACTTTTAAATAAACAAGGCATTGCGGCATCAAGCGGGTCGGCTTGTACATCGGGCTCACTCGAGCCCTCTCATGTTATGAAGGCCATGGGTATTCCTTTAACAGCTGCGCACGGCACTTTGCGTTTTTCCCTATCGCGTTATAACACTGAAGAAGAGGTTGATAGGGTTATTGCCGCTGTACCGGGCATTGTACAGCGCTTGCGTAGTTTGTCTCCGTATTGGAGCGAAGGAGTACAAAGCGGTGATGCCGAATTTGCTCCCATTTATGCTTAA
- the nifV gene encoding homocitrate synthase — MFQQDQQSLCGSQNTQQVVIDDTTLRDGEQSAGVAFSAEEKIHIARSLVELGVQELELGIPAMGAEECELIRSIVELKLGAKSLVWSRLNEADLTLAASTGVDMVDLSVPSSAQQLKNKIHKSEAWVLDQLVKLIPRALDYGLEVCIGCEDASRADADFLSRIAECAEKYGAKRLRYADTLGILEPFRCYESLKKLRQSSGLELEMHAHDDYGLATANTLAAVKAGASHINTTVNGLGERAGNAPLEECVFALKHLHALDLAIDTTKIPALSAFVQQASGRSVSSNKSVVGAMVFTHESGVHVDGLLKDQHNYQGLDPTELGRSHELVLGKHSGSALLKAAYESLGLRVSDDVTPILLGGLRKFSSSTKRSPTEQDLIRLYQQYSNSELAVG; from the coding sequence ATGTTCCAGCAAGATCAACAGAGCCTGTGTGGGTCGCAAAACACACAACAGGTTGTCATTGACGATACAACTCTGCGCGATGGTGAGCAAAGTGCGGGTGTGGCTTTTAGTGCTGAAGAAAAAATACATATTGCTCGCTCATTAGTTGAACTCGGTGTACAAGAGCTGGAACTTGGCATTCCGGCTATGGGTGCAGAGGAGTGTGAACTTATTCGCTCTATTGTTGAGTTAAAACTGGGGGCTAAATCCTTGGTTTGGAGTCGTTTAAATGAAGCGGACTTAACACTCGCGGCATCAACTGGCGTTGACATGGTGGATTTAAGTGTGCCGAGCTCTGCTCAGCAGCTTAAAAATAAAATCCATAAAAGTGAAGCTTGGGTATTAGATCAGCTTGTTAAGCTTATCCCACGTGCCCTCGACTATGGCTTAGAGGTTTGTATTGGCTGTGAAGATGCATCGCGTGCAGATGCCGATTTCCTCTCTCGTATTGCTGAATGCGCAGAAAAATATGGAGCTAAGCGCCTGCGTTATGCCGATACCTTGGGTATTCTTGAGCCTTTTAGGTGTTATGAAAGCCTTAAAAAGCTCAGGCAGAGCAGTGGGCTTGAGTTAGAAATGCACGCCCATGACGATTATGGCCTAGCAACGGCTAATACGCTTGCGGCTGTTAAAGCCGGGGCAAGCCATATAAATACCACAGTTAATGGCTTAGGTGAACGTGCCGGTAATGCGCCTTTAGAAGAGTGTGTGTTTGCTTTAAAGCATTTACACGCACTTGATTTAGCTATTGATACTACCAAAATTCCAGCTCTTTCAGCCTTTGTGCAACAGGCCTCTGGCCGTTCTGTAAGCAGTAATAAGAGCGTGGTTGGGGCAATGGTTTTTACCCACGAGTCGGGTGTGCATGTGGATGGCTTGTTGAAAGATCAGCATAATTATCAAGGTTTGGATCCTACTGAGCTTGGCCGTAGCCACGAATTAGTGCTTGGCAAGCATTCGGGCAGTGCTTTATTAAAGGCAGCTTATGAAAGCCTAGGTCTTAGAGTGAGCGACGATGTGACGCCTATATTACTCGGTGGTTTACGTAAATTTAGCAGCTCAACAAAACGCAGCCCGACCGAGCAGGATTTAATACGACTTTACCAGCAATACAGTAACAGTGAACTGGCCGTTGGTTAG
- the nifW gene encoding nitrogenase-stabilizing/protective protein NifW, which translates to MSSKRKGLSELESAEDFMNFFALDFDTSVLQIKRLHIMQKFHNYLKAEGLYLDGLSSDQDFESCRLLLKQAYDDFVDSSAQQQKVLKVFQQQAPAFVALDDIEGS; encoded by the coding sequence ATGAGTAGTAAAAGAAAGGGGCTTTCAGAGCTTGAATCTGCTGAAGATTTTATGAATTTTTTTGCATTGGATTTTGACACAAGTGTACTGCAGATTAAGCGCTTACATATTATGCAAAAATTTCATAATTACCTTAAAGCTGAGGGCCTCTATTTAGATGGCTTGAGTTCTGATCAAGATTTTGAGTCTTGTCGTTTGTTATTAAAACAAGCCTATGACGATTTTGTTGATTCTTCGGCTCAGCAGCAAAAAGTATTAAAAGTGTTTCAACAGCAAGCCCCAGCGTTTGTTGCTTTAGACGATATAGAGGGCTCTTAG
- a CDS encoding nitrogen fixation protein NifZ has protein sequence MKPTFDFGDRVRVVRNVRNDGSYPGKRRGELLLKQGAIGSVRDIGSFLQDQIIYRVHFINEGKTIGCREQELIAASEPWLPAQFELRQKVRTRMSIDRVNSLSLARGTVGQVVKILPDYQQQRVFYHIDFSGLYLRMPEAALVELEGYADGAKEGKGKKRVKESGDGELLYA, from the coding sequence ATGAAACCCACATTCGATTTTGGTGATCGAGTTCGAGTCGTGCGTAATGTGCGTAACGATGGCAGCTACCCGGGTAAACGTCGTGGTGAGTTATTACTTAAGCAAGGAGCTATTGGCTCGGTAAGGGACATTGGCAGCTTTTTGCAAGATCAAATTATTTACCGTGTTCACTTTATTAATGAGGGGAAAACCATTGGTTGTCGTGAGCAAGAGTTAATCGCCGCAAGTGAACCTTGGTTGCCCGCTCAGTTTGAGCTCAGGCAAAAGGTAAGGACTCGAATGAGCATAGACAGAGTAAATAGTCTTTCTCTTGCTCGAGGAACTGTGGGACAGGTTGTAAAGATTCTACCTGATTATCAGCAGCAGCGTGTTTTCTATCATATTGACTTTTCGGGTTTATATTTACGAATGCCTGAGGCCGCCTTAGTTGAGCTGGAGGGGTATGCTGATGGTGCTAAGGAGGGTAAGGGAAAAAAGAGAGTTAAAGAAAGTGGTGACGGAGAACTGCTTTATGCTTAG
- the nifM gene encoding nitrogen fixation protein NifM, translating into MLSESVFIYECFKASQEQHSLPPSELSAQQKSELESVVKRKLAIEGAVLRSPEAVQVKLSKSYLDDAFDKVKMRYQKAEEFVADLRAMGLDKRGFRQALEHELQLEAIMDFVCADCDEVSDTELGLFYYMNAHKFVQPEVRHASHILITINEDSLENKRVQALEKIQQIERRLIKRPSRFSEQALKHSECPTALEGGKLGEIRKGVLYTELEEHLFSMKSGQLSGIVESPLGFHLLYCELIRAEKKVGFDELKNKLRTSLIQRKRSSKERAWLAGLMKKQLIDKHSSEIKQEKGLRSESRYV; encoded by the coding sequence ATGCTTAGTGAATCGGTGTTTATATATGAGTGTTTTAAGGCTTCACAAGAACAGCACAGCTTGCCGCCTTCGGAATTAAGTGCTCAACAAAAGTCAGAACTAGAATCGGTGGTTAAACGCAAGCTTGCTATTGAGGGCGCGGTTCTTAGAAGCCCTGAAGCTGTGCAAGTGAAACTATCTAAATCTTATCTCGATGATGCCTTTGATAAAGTGAAAATGCGTTATCAGAAGGCAGAGGAATTTGTAGCTGATTTGAGAGCAATGGGTTTGGATAAGCGAGGCTTTCGTCAAGCGCTAGAGCATGAGCTGCAACTTGAAGCGATAATGGATTTTGTTTGCGCCGATTGCGATGAGGTCAGTGATACCGAATTAGGCTTATTTTATTACATGAATGCACATAAGTTTGTGCAGCCAGAAGTAAGGCATGCGAGTCATATTTTAATTACCATCAATGAAGATAGTTTAGAGAACAAACGTGTACAGGCTTTAGAAAAAATCCAGCAAATAGAAAGGCGCCTTATCAAACGTCCCAGTCGTTTTTCTGAACAAGCACTTAAGCACAGTGAATGTCCAACTGCTTTGGAAGGAGGAAAGCTTGGCGAGATACGAAAAGGCGTTCTTTATACTGAGTTGGAAGAACATTTATTTTCGATGAAATCCGGTCAGTTAAGTGGCATTGTTGAGTCCCCCTTAGGTTTTCACCTGCTTTATTGTGAGTTAATTAGAGCTGAAAAAAAGGTGGGTTTTGATGAGCTTAAAAACAAACTTCGTACAAGCTTAATTCAGCGTAAGCGTTCCAGCAAAGAGAGAGCGTGGTTAGCAGGGCTTATGAAAAAACAGCTTATCGATAAACACAGTAGTGAAATAAAACAGGAGAAAGGGCTAAGGTCGGAGAGCCGCTATGTCTGA
- the clpX gene encoding ATP-dependent Clp protease ATP-binding subunit ClpX: MSDKGPDSVADKDSAKGTDSESQALGHEHLCCSFCGMEKNNDLPLISGNNGAICEECVKLAHRVVSSWGHESKKSSAGPVLKTPKEIKTHLDLYVVGQDLAKETLAIAVYNHYLRLQHSRHTNINMEQDLVELDKSNILLLGASGTGKTLLVRSLAKVLSVPLVIVDATSLTQAGYVGDDVDSIMQRLLEVSEGDVQKAQWGIVYIDEIDKIAKRGSGEATNRDVSGEGVQQALLKLLEGCEKKLSSDQQRKNKHDDIVINSKNVLFIAGGAFPGLESMILDRIKPKQNRIGFLSRPYEEHRNELCGSPELLSDVLPDDLQQFGLIPEFIGRFPVLSFLQELDENALLSILTEPKDALLKQYKSLFFYQNIDFDISNEALVFIAQKALERNTGARGLRSILESALHSLMFEAPSNQDLNACKLCLNTNAEVPYLELDLFETGLDKKEGLDLNSKKKRSFFNH, encoded by the coding sequence ATGTCTGATAAAGGTCCCGATAGCGTCGCTGATAAAGATTCCGCTAAGGGTACTGATAGTGAAAGCCAAGCCTTAGGGCATGAGCACTTGTGCTGTTCATTTTGTGGCATGGAGAAAAACAATGACTTACCACTTATTTCTGGCAATAACGGCGCTATTTGTGAAGAATGTGTCAAATTGGCACATCGTGTGGTATCCAGCTGGGGGCATGAAAGTAAAAAGTCGAGTGCAGGCCCTGTATTAAAAACCCCTAAAGAGATTAAAACACATCTCGACCTGTATGTTGTGGGGCAGGATCTCGCTAAAGAGACTTTGGCCATTGCGGTGTATAACCATTATTTACGTCTTCAGCATAGTCGACATACGAATATTAATATGGAACAGGATCTTGTAGAGCTAGATAAGTCAAATATCCTGTTACTTGGAGCGTCGGGTACGGGTAAAACCTTATTAGTGCGTAGTTTGGCAAAGGTTTTGTCTGTACCCTTGGTGATTGTGGATGCAACCTCTTTAACACAGGCCGGCTATGTTGGTGATGATGTTGATAGTATTATGCAGCGTTTGTTAGAAGTGTCAGAAGGAGACGTGCAAAAAGCTCAGTGGGGCATCGTCTATATTGACGAGATTGATAAAATCGCCAAACGAGGCAGTGGTGAAGCAACTAACCGTGATGTTTCTGGTGAGGGGGTTCAGCAAGCCTTATTAAAGTTGCTTGAGGGATGTGAAAAAAAATTAAGTAGTGATCAACAACGAAAAAACAAACATGACGATATTGTAATCAATAGTAAAAATGTTTTGTTTATTGCAGGTGGCGCTTTTCCAGGCCTAGAGTCAATGATCTTAGATCGTATTAAGCCGAAACAAAACCGTATTGGTTTTCTCTCTAGGCCCTATGAAGAGCATCGAAATGAGCTTTGTGGTTCGCCTGAATTGTTGAGCGATGTATTGCCTGACGATTTACAACAATTTGGTTTGATTCCAGAGTTTATTGGTCGTTTTCCTGTATTAAGCTTTTTACAAGAACTTGACGAAAACGCGTTGCTGTCGATTTTAACTGAACCTAAGGATGCTTTACTTAAGCAGTATAAATCTTTGTTTTTTTATCAAAATATCGATTTTGATATTAGTAATGAAGCGCTGGTGTTTATTGCCCAAAAAGCTTTGGAGCGAAATACCGGAGCGCGTGGATTGAGGTCGATATTAGAATCTGCCTTACACTCGTTGATGTTTGAAGCTCCTTCTAATCAGGATTTAAACGCTTGTAAATTATGCTTGAATACCAATGCTGAGGTTCCGTATTTAGAGCTTGATCTGTTTGAGACAGGCTTAGATAAAAAAGAGGGGCTAGATTTGAATAGTAAAAAAAAGAGATCTTTTTTTAATCACTAG
- a CDS encoding flavodoxin translates to MAKIGVFFGSSTGNTRKIAKFIKRAFDDELMAKPLNVNRVSVEEFASYQYLILGTPTLGSGELPGLSSDCETESWEEFLGKIEDLDFTGKTVALFGLGDQVGYPDEFVDAMMEIYDFVEERGANIVGAWPTDGYEFEHSESVLDDKFVGLALDQDNQSALTEERLAAWLKLISSDFSLPL, encoded by the coding sequence ATGGCAAAGATAGGTGTTTTTTTTGGTTCGAGTACAGGTAATACTCGCAAGATTGCAAAATTTATTAAGCGTGCCTTTGATGATGAGTTAATGGCTAAACCGCTTAATGTAAATAGGGTGAGTGTTGAAGAGTTTGCCAGTTATCAGTACTTGATCTTGGGTACGCCGACCTTAGGTAGCGGTGAATTACCTGGTTTGAGCTCTGATTGTGAAACAGAAAGCTGGGAGGAGTTCTTAGGGAAAATTGAAGATCTTGATTTTACTGGAAAAACAGTAGCACTTTTTGGTCTGGGGGACCAGGTTGGTTATCCCGATGAATTTGTCGATGCGATGATGGAAATTTATGACTTCGTTGAAGAGCGTGGCGCGAATATAGTTGGTGCTTGGCCTACGGATGGTTATGAGTTTGAACACTCTGAAAGTGTGCTAGATGACAAGTTTGTAGGGCTCGCTTTGGATCAAGATAATCAAAGTGCGTTAACAGAAGAGCGCCTTGCAGCTTGGTTAAAACTGATTTCTAGCGACTTTTCTTTACCTCTTTAG
- the rluF gene encoding 23S rRNA pseudouridine(2604) synthase RluF: MSSIRLNKYISESGICSRREADRFVEQGNVYINGRRATIGDRVESGDRVKVNGQEIEPRQAEDMIFIALNKPVGIVSTTESSERDNIVDFVRHSTRIFPIGRLDKDSQGLIFLTNNGDLVNKILRAGNQHEKEYLVTVNKPLTEKFIQGMGSGVPILGTHTKKCKIKRESDTVFRITLIEGLNRQIRRMCEYFDFEVLKLERVRIMNVSLKGLALGEWRDLTEKELSVLLDMVKDSSGQAEASKNKKKAKKPATGRPWYAEKPKEAGSSQKDSRGGRGRGKSASSKAGAKSSGGKAGGGANKGRGAKTSSPGKNNSSKGRGPSKRAGTSRSRTR, from the coding sequence ATGTCTAGCATTCGTTTAAACAAATACATTAGTGAGAGTGGTATTTGCTCACGTCGGGAGGCCGACCGCTTTGTAGAGCAGGGTAATGTTTATATTAACGGGCGCCGTGCCACGATAGGTGATCGTGTAGAGTCGGGTGATAGAGTAAAGGTGAACGGGCAAGAGATTGAGCCGCGTCAAGCCGAAGATATGATCTTTATTGCCTTAAACAAGCCAGTGGGTATCGTTAGTACGACCGAAAGCAGTGAGCGAGATAATATTGTTGATTTTGTGCGCCACAGTACACGTATATTCCCGATTGGCCGTTTAGATAAAGATTCACAAGGGCTTATCTTTCTAACAAACAACGGTGACTTGGTTAATAAAATCTTGCGCGCTGGCAATCAGCATGAAAAAGAGTACCTAGTAACGGTTAATAAACCGCTTACTGAGAAGTTTATTCAAGGTATGGGCTCTGGTGTGCCCATACTCGGTACCCATACGAAAAAGTGCAAGATAAAGCGTGAATCGGATACGGTTTTTCGCATTACCTTAATAGAAGGTCTGAATAGACAGATTCGCCGTATGTGTGAGTACTTTGATTTTGAGGTACTGAAACTTGAGCGCGTTCGGATTATGAATGTCAGCCTCAAGGGCTTGGCTCTGGGAGAGTGGCGCGATTTAACTGAAAAGGAGCTCTCGGTTTTATTGGATATGGTCAAAGACTCAAGCGGCCAAGCTGAAGCATCAAAGAATAAAAAGAAAGCGAAAAAGCCGGCGACTGGCCGACCATGGTATGCCGAAAAACCTAAAGAGGCTGGCTCATCTCAAAAAGATAGTCGAGGTGGGCGAGGGCGCGGGAAAAGCGCCTCATCCAAAGCTGGTGCTAAGAGCAGTGGCGGCAAAGCCGGTGGGGGAGCTAATAAAGGTCGTGGTGCTAAAACGAGTAGTCCAGGAAAGAATAACTCTAGTAAAGGCCGGGGGCCATCTAAGCGTGCAGGAACGAGCCGCTCTCGCACTCGCTAA
- a CDS encoding SirB2 family protein has product MTLTFILLKHLHVWCVVLSVMLFCVRLSWLRKQNELLKKRIVRILPHLIDNLMMISGIGMMLILHYHQYLPNWLALKLVLLGSYIMFGLLAMRKKQARLITSSLALLSVFTIVWLAINKPALSFLTF; this is encoded by the coding sequence ATGACTCTTACCTTTATCTTACTGAAGCACCTGCACGTTTGGTGTGTTGTACTGAGCGTAATGCTTTTTTGTGTGCGCTTGAGTTGGCTACGTAAACAAAACGAACTGTTGAAAAAGCGCATAGTACGTATATTGCCACACCTGATTGATAACCTGATGATGATCAGCGGTATAGGAATGATGCTGATCTTACACTACCACCAATACCTACCTAACTGGTTAGCGCTAAAGCTCGTGCTCTTAGGTAGCTATATAATGTTTGGCCTACTTGCCATGCGTAAGAAGCAAGCGAGACTCATCACAAGCAGCCTTGCCCTCCTGAGTGTCTTTACCATTGTTTGGCTTGCCATCAACAAACCCGCCCTCAGCTTTTTAACGTTTTAA